In one Etheostoma spectabile isolate EspeVRDwgs_2016 unplaced genomic scaffold, UIUC_Espe_1.0 scaffold00018825, whole genome shotgun sequence genomic region, the following are encoded:
- the LOC116682680 gene encoding olfactory receptor 11A1-like, whose protein sequence is MFPPETRMMVNSTLSYFIFNTYLNVGTLSYLFFMFTAKLYIVIIITNTTLVVVICVNRSLHEPMYLFLVSLFVNELYGSTGLFPFLLVQILSDIHTVSAPFCFLQIFCVYTYANIEFSNLAVMSYDRYLAICYPLQYHTRMTSNKAFILIIVIWLYCCVRVLITLSLSMRLTLCGNVINSVYCDNYLVVKLACSDTTVNNIYGLFSIAFSILIPLILTLFSYMRILKVCFSGSKQTRQKAVSTCTPHLASLINFSFGCFFEILQSRFDTTRVPSVFRIILSLYFLLIQPLLNPLMYGLQMTKLRNACKHVLRFKMFACRRDTMQM, encoded by the coding sequence ATGTTTCCCCCTGAAACGAGAATGATGGTAAATTCTACTTTATCTTACTTCATTTTTAACACTTATTTAAATGTGGGGACTTTATCATACTTGTTTTTCATGTTCACTGCCAAGTTATACATTGTTATAATTATTACCAACACAACTCTGGTTGTGGTTATCTGTGTGAACAGGAGCTTACATGAACCTATGTACCTTTTTCTGGTCAGCCTGTTTGTAAATGAACTGTATGGTAGTACAGGGTTGTTTCCATTCCTTCTGGTTCAGATCCTCTCCGACATTCACACTGTTTCTGCTCCCTTCTGCTTCCTGCAGATCTtctgtgtgtatacttatgcaaATATAGAGTTTAGTAACTTAGCCGTCATGTCTTATGACAGATATCTTGCCATCTGTTATCCTCTGCAGTATCACACACGGATGACATCTAACAAGGCGTTTATCCTGATTATTGTGATATGGTTGTACTGTTGTGTGAGAGTCTTAATTACTTTATCCTTGAGCATGCGTTTGACTCTCTGTGGAAACGTTATAAACAGTGTGTATTGTGATAACTACCTTGTTGTTAAGTTGGCCTGTTCTGACACCACAGTGAATAACATTTATGGTCTTTTTTCCATTGCTTTCTCCATTTTGATCCCCTTGATTTTAACCCTTTTCTCCTACATGAGGAtccttaaagtgtgtttttctggttcCAAGCAGACGAGACAGAAAGCTGTCAGCACCTGCACCCCCCACCTCGCTTCCCTCATCAACTTTTCCTTTGGCTGCTTCTTTGAAATACTCCAGAGTAGATTTGATACGACCCGTGTACCCAGTGTGTTTCGCATCATATTGTCGCTGTATTTTCTCCTCATTCAGCCTCTTCTGAACCCTCTCATGTATGGATTGCAAATGACAAAACTACGCAATGCGTGTAAACATGTCCTTCGTTTTAAGATGTTTGCCTGTCGCAGAGATACGATGCAGATGTAA